Sequence from the Prunus persica cultivar Lovell chromosome G5, Prunus_persica_NCBIv2, whole genome shotgun sequence genome:
CATTTTGTGCTGATTGAAATAAAGTAGAATTCCCATGTGATATGATATCCATTAAAATCCCccttaattatttcttaaaatttcCATCTCGTCTCCTttgaaaactaaataaataagactAAAAAGCTGCAAAAAGATTATGCAAATTAATTAAGCAGCCGATGAGCAGTTTAATTCGTGCTTACCTTGAAGAATTTTCGCACGAGTCCTTGTTATCAGTGGTATTCGCGTTCATTCGGTTATTACATAGTTTTGAACCACCTAAACACATAAGAAATATGGCAGGCAAAAGGGATGCTTTGAAAGGACTATTAGCATGCCGAAGGCAGTAAACATACTGAACTATAGAGCAAATGCACTGTGAGATGCCAGCAACTAGTCCATAAATGTCAGGAAGCGTACCAAAAGGCGTATGTCGAGGAGGTGGTGTATGATAAAACCACCAGAGCATTCCCCATCTCCTCAACACAACTCTTTCCTTTTTACCTCTGTAAATTAGCTCCCAGATGGAAATGAGCACAGCTGCAATAGCGAACAGCATCCCAAATAGTGCATAGTGGGGTGTTCTTGGGGAGGAAGCCTGATCACAAGCAGCTGACAAGATCTCTAGGCCAAGGCTAGTGGCTAAAAATATCCACTCTGTTGATTTGGAAGTAGCCCTCATCCCTGAAACTCAAGGAGGGTTTGTAAAGATTACTAGTAGGTGTTAAATATGGCTCAGAAGAAGACTGATCTCCACGACGAGTATTTGCAAACCAGGAAACCAGTTGTTGCTCTCTCAATTTCCATAGCTAATAAGCAAGTGCTTTTCTTTGAGACATAAATACCTCTGTTTGGTTACTGAACGTTAGCATTGTGGAGAAAGGAATTTacatagaaaaagaaaggaacttTTGGAGACGGTTCCTCTGTTAGCTTGTGTGTGTAAACAATAAGAGTGTTGGAAGTGTGAAAGCAGGAAATATTAGCTTGACTTGTGTAGACTTGTGGAGAGTGCAGCTACAAGTTCCAGGCCTTAGGAACACAAACCCGCATATTTGGAAGGGTTTGTTGGGCGTGGTATTCTTGAGGACCAGCTACCTACttgtaattaatattaatacaaCGATGAGCTGTCAAATACCGCAAGGTAAAGGTGGAGACTTGAAGGAAAAGAATCAAAGAACGTATGGCCAAGGTAAAGGTGGAGACTTGAAGAAAGCAGAGCTTGTAGTCCAATTTAGAGAGACACAAGGTAAAGGTGGAGACTTGAAAATTCTGACAGCTGCAATTCATCTTTGTGGAGCCCAATAGCAGAAGAAGAGAGTGTTGTGACCAACTGGTTTCAATATGTGGTGCCGCTATGACTGACCGGCTTTTCGTACCATTTTGGCATTTGATTATTTAGGGGAAAATCACTTTCTTTGAAAGTGATGTGCGTGTTAGTGTGTTTGGAATTTTCACAAACAGTAATTGCCCCAGCAAGGATAAATACGTCTTTCCCCCTGTCTCTCAGTCGCTCGCCtggtctctctttctcccggCCGACGCCTCCAGAGTCCACGACCTCCAGCTCTCTTCGCCAACCCATTCGCAGAATCGCAGAGCGAGCACAAATCGAGACCAACTCTCTCTCATCATTCCCATTCTCCGATGCCCCGATTCCCAACATCCTCCACCATCGATCACTCCAAACGGAAAAGGTAAATAAATGTATTTTGTTTCTGTGTTTATTCCAGCATATGGtctttgttttggtattgaataGATGCAATGATTTGGTTGCATTTTATGTACTGGGtctattgatttgatttgatttgatttgattcttCCATTTTCTGATTCTCCCCATCAATTTTCAAGTACCCAAATTTATCATCTTAATATTTGTTGGGTTATGGATCATTGGTGTAGAAACCAGTCTCAGGCTCTCTCGTGTCTGCATTGTTCACTTGTGTGCTTGTTTAAGTTTCTATTTTGTATTTACTTTTGATGTGCAAACATAGGagggtttgtttttcttggttcCTCTCCCTGTTGAGTGTTCACTGACTTCTCTGTCTGGGACGGAAATCACAAGACTGGGTGGGCTATAGCCTATAGGCTaacttctttaaaaacaaaatctagGTGTTTGTGTACTCTAAGCCTAAATCCTCTCAGCTCACTCCAGCCACTACCCaggttttcagttttcagaACGTTAGCCTTTCCCTCCTATTCTCCACCTCTGCCAACCTTCTCTGTCCCGTGTGCCGTTCACTCTCCTAGTTCTTCTCATGTTCTAATTTCAATTCTGCTTCTTATAAGCCTCAGAGCTTCACTGACCCCAGGTAATCGTCTAATCTTCTTTTAGTTGCGGATTTTTTaaatcaacattttatttCTCAGGATTAATTTTGGGGTATAATTTAAGGGGTTGTTTgattagtattattattattattattattgttattttgtcCATCAGCTCCTCAAGTTTTTCATTGCGGTTTATTGGTTTTCCTCTCCAGAAAGCACTTTTATGACCCAGAAGCGCTTCTAAACTTTTTGAAACGCTGGTCAGAAGGGGTTTTAGTTGTCAAAAAACGCTTTTAGTCTATCCagaagcactcccaaacaAGCGCTTTTAGATTTGCTTtacttctctccttttttttttccttttctttttttcgtttCATTTTGTGTCTTGCTAGTTATAAGTGCTTCCAGTTGTTTACAATCCTCTGAATTTGGTTCATTTGGATtgctttcatatattcttgtaAATCTGGGAAAAATCGACCCAACACGGTGGACTATGTCAATGAATCCCTCGATNNNNNNNNNNNNNNNNNNNNNNNNNNNNNNNNNNNNNNNNNNNNNNNNNNNNNNNNNNNNNNNNNNNNNNNNNNNNNNNNNNNNNNNNNNNNNNNNNNNNcccccccccccccccccccccccccctgaacaaaaacaaatgcgAATCTTTTCAGTTGTGGAAACTTAAATATTCTCAAAAAGACTGGGCTGTGGAAGCTCAAATACTGTTTGGTGGTTTATGCTATAAATTTGACCTcttttaatttgttgaatATTATGCCAGTATTTAATTTCCCATACATTGGTTCTTCATCTTTGTTGGAAGTTGGAGTCAGTAATCAATTGTACAAGTATGTTTGATAGGAtttaccttttttatttttaaactgTGATCCACATCCACCATTACTTGCTTATAACTTACtgatttttccttgtttttaaactctttcaattctttttataattgtatGCTTTTGTTTTGCACTTTTTcctatttacttttattttacaGTTTATTACATCCGATTACAAATGCAAAAGCCAACAGTGGAACTAATTCCATTCCATCCTAATTCCCAACCAAACTATGTACTAGATTCTATTCTTTGTTTAATTCCATTTCATTGCCTTTCCTACTCCCATTCTCAATCCCTTAAGGCCTGTTTGGTGGGCTGGCGTCGACGTGGGCTTTTCTCTCCCTTAGCCTCCTTTGCTTTCGTCTCTAGTTTGAGCAAGCTTCTCTTTTCTGAATCTCTTTCTCTTATTTGCCTTCTCCACCATGGTTTCAACTCCCCTATGTGTCTGCTGTGATTTTAGCCATTGTTGCAAGGtagcttctttttctccattttcttatCCATTCGAGTTTGATTTTTCTCGATTTCCATGTTTAATTCTCTTCTCAGTTTACTTTCTAAAACTTTTTTCTGAATCTAActcgttggttgatgtgggccTGTTTGATTTAAGTTTTGAGAATTCCATGTTTGATTCTACTAAGTTTTCACAATTCAAAAAACCGCACAAGACAACTGTGTTTTCTTATTATCGCCTTCTTCAGTTCtctgttcttttttctcaTCTGACtgaaattttcttcctttttgatGTGGAATTTGTCAATATAATTGGCAAAAATATTGGGTTTCGTTGTAGTTTCTGTTTTCGGTGGTTTTTCTTCTATTGGGTATGCATTGGAAGGTTGAATGGTTTTGGGGAAATACAATTAAGATTAAGATTTTATGCTCATGGACATACAATTAAGATTTTAGCTTATGGGATAATTAGAGCTGCGTTACAAACACGAATTGGTGGTTAGTGAGAAAAAATTGATGTTCTAAAGCAGCTGTATCTCACCTAAAAATAACTGAATAAAAACACTAATTGGGTAGAAACAACTATTAGAAGATTGTGATTCACTGTTACATGTACTATGGCAACCTAATTTGAAAGCAAGAAGTGCTTAGAAACAGACAACAGATTGGCAAATTTTCAACAATTAAAAGGATAAACAAAACGATCCAGAATTGCACAAGAGAGTCTTGAATTGGTATGTTTATTACTGAGTAGCTCAATCAGAGACTAAGATTTGCtttaattctctctctctctctctctctctctcttttttttttcatttcattttttgtctTGCAAGTTTTAAGTGCTTCCACTTGCTTAGAATCCTCTGAATTTGGTTCATTTGTATGCTTTCAATATGTTCTGTAAATCTGGAAAATATCAATCCCCCGCCCACAAAAACAAATGCGAATCTTTTCACTCagggtaaaaaagaaaagcttagAGATTCAGCCCATTGTATTTTCAAATCCTGGCTCCGTCCCTACAACTGGGTATGTATTGTGTTTCTTGGTTATATTGTAGTTGGTTCAACCTCACTAGAGTCTTGTTTTTCTTGCAAATTAGTTATAgatgacaatttttttaaagtacaaTCTACATACATAAGATATTTCCCAGGAACTATttttagaagaaaagaaaattttaacagTTGCGGAAATTTAAATATTCTCAAAAAGACTGGGCTGTGGAAGCTCAAATACTGTTTGGTGGTTTATGCTATAAATTTGACCTcttttaatttgttgaatACTGTGCCAGTATTTAATTTCCCATACATTGGTTCATCATCTTTGTTGGAAGTTGGAGTCAGTAATAAATTGTACAAGCTGTTGAAGAATACacgagtcccacattggaaacttaacaaaatagaaagtcccatataataaatggttcCTAATAACATCGAGgccttttgtataaaacccCACGCCTGCTAAAcaggtggttaagttggggacaatatctATGTTGCTAGTGGTGGGCCAAGGATCCGTCCATCTTAAATCTTAACACAAGTATATTTGATAggatttactttttttatttttaaactatGATCCACATCCACCATTACTTGCTTATAACTTATtgatttttccttgtttttaaactctttcaattctttttataattgtatgcttttgttttgtactttttcctatttacttttattttacaGTTTATTACATCCCATTACAAATGCAAAAGCAAACAATGGAACTAATTCCATTCCATCCTAATTCCCAACCAAACTATATGTACTAGATTCTATTCTTTGTTTAATTCCATTTCATTGCCTTTCCTACTCCCATTCTCAATCCCTTAAGGCCTGTTTGGTGGGCTGGCTTCGACGTGGGCTTTTCTCTCCCTCAGCCTCCTTTGCTTTCGTCTCTAGTTTGAGCAGCTTCTCTTTTCTGAATCTCTTTATCTTATTTGCTTTCTCCACCATGGTTTCAACGCCCCTCTGTGTGTGTGATTTTAGCCATTGTTGCAAGGtagcttctttttctccattttcttatCCATtcgaatttgatttttcttgatttccaTGCTTAATTCTAACATTTGAACTCCCGTTGATTTGGCTGCTCTCAGTTTACTTTCTAAAACTTTTTTCTGAATCTAACTCGTTGGTTGTTGTGGGCCTGTTTGATTTAAGTTTTGAGAATTCCATGTTTGATTCTACTAAGTTCTCACAATTCAAAAACAGCACAAGACAACTGTGTTTTCTTATTATCGCCTTCTTCAGTTCTCTGTTCTTTTTCCTCCTCTGATCtgaaattttcttcctttttgacGTGGAATTTGTCAATATAATTGGCAAAAATATTGGGTTTCGttgtattttctgttttgggtAGTTTTTTCTCTATTGGGTATGCATTGGAAGGTTGAATGGTTTTGGGGAAATTTTATGGTTTTGGGCAATTGGGTCTTCTGGGAGTGTTTGATTGTATAGGCTGAGGCTGAGTCTTAGTCTTAGTCTTGTGCATTTGAGGCTCTTTCCAAATCTTGTGCAATTGGCTCTTTTGCTCATATAATGTGCAATTGGGTCTTTTGCTCATATAATGTGCATCAAGTGTGTTTATATATCACCTTCTGTGTACCAATTAAACTGTTTTTAATGGCTTGTAGTAAACCAGTGCTGTATAGATTTAATTTTGGGAAGGAATGCATCTGATTGTTGGGAATGTGCTGGTAGCTCCATTGAGTTCAGTCAGATAATTGCTAATTTCTATTATCTAGCCTTAATAATGTGAATGTCCATGCTTCATCTGAGTTACCTGATAAAATTTTACCCAATATGTTAATAGACTTGCTAATTTTTGATATCCAGCCTTTGTTTACTTTATTGGGCTGAGTCACTGATGTTGCAGTAACCATATATGAGTTTCAATGGTATTGAACCTTTCACTCCTTAAGTTAATTTGTtgtcatgaatcatgatcaCCATTTTAAACATTcatgtttctttatttttattactttGAAAAATTTGTGTTCTTGGATGCAATGCAGCAACATATGAATGAATAATCTCTGGCTTTTTTTTTGCTACTTTCCATTGATGTACATATCTTTGTTTATGGCAGCCTAAGCTTCCTGGTGTGAGACCTGTCATTTTGAAGGCGAGCAAATCAAGAGCTGATCTTCTCATTGAGTCATTGAAGCTGGTGATAAAATATACTAAACAGATAAAAGATTTAAGTCCAGTCCAGCTCAGGGCTGTACCAAACAACTGACAAGACTCAAACccaagccagtccaagccaGCCCAGTCCAATACTCGAAGCTGAATCCATGCCAGTCTAGGCCAGCCCACCAAACATGCCCTAAGGGCTATCACCAAATTACAAGGATCGTAAAATATGACTCTCACGGCAACTCATTGTGTCGCCTCAATCCCAACATACCCAATCTGCAAGCATCAACATAAACCTCCTCGATCTCTCTCCCGGCGGATCTTATCAAGATCAAATAGAGTCTCAAATGTTAAAATTCCGCAGTCGACCTCTTTAACCTTCGAGCCAAGAAACGAGTAAGTTTCCTAGTCAAGTATTTTTACATGCGCATATTGTCCCGTGCAACTTACAGGATCAACTTAGAATTGTGCAGGTGTGAGTGCTTCAATCTGTACGAGCAGCAGGTTCCATATGAACAGGCGTGGGCTTGGCAGAAGAGCATAGTTAACGAGAAAAAAACTTTGATTCAGAGGAATGAGGATTGCTCGGACTCGCTGTTTGTTCTTCAGCACCGTCCTGTGTATACCTTGGGGACTGCTAGTTCAGAGCAGTTCCTTAATTTTGACGTCAAGGACTCACCTTTTGACATTTATCGAACCGAACGTGGCGGCGAGGTTACATATCATGGTCCTGGTCAGGTATATGTCAATGGATGAATTCATCATTTAAACTTTTTATGTTTGCCCTTGGTGGTGAAGAATGAATCAGAATTTGAACATATTACTTAATTGTTTAGAGGCTCAATTTCTCAAACTTGTGTGTGTGTAGATAGTTATGTACCCCATTATGAATCTCCGAAATCACAAGATGGATCTTCATTGGTACCTCAGGTCACTTGAGGAGGTGATCATCCGTGCGCTTTCAAAGACATTTTGTATCAAGGCATCACGGCTTGAGGGCCTCACTGGTGTTTGGCATGGTATGCTTCCTATATGAAAGACATGATATTCGCCTTTCAAAATAATAGCTTAGCATATTTTCATAGCCATGCCATTTGGTTGCTCTCGTACCTTCCATTAAAAGCAGTGATTTCTTGTTTCCCTAATTCTGTTGTCTTACAAAGATAAAAGAATATTGGTAGAGGAAATAAAACTGGGATGTTCCTTTGATGTTTGTATCTAACTTTTCTTCAGGAACCCAGAAACTGGCAGCCATCGGAATACGAGTATTACAGTGGATAACGTATCATGGCTTAGCGTTGAATGTCACCACTGACTTAACCCCTTTTCATTCGATAGTGCCCTGCGGGTTACGAGACTATCAGGTTGGAAGTGTTAGAGGCTTGCTGAAGGAATTTCAGTCATCCACTGACTGCGAAAGAGCACGTCTACCTGATCCTGATGATGGCCAGCTACTTGATATTACTTGTAAATCTTTGATCAAAGAGTTTTCAGAAGTTTTCCAGGTTAGAATCAATTATGAAACCATCTCAAGGTTGGAGTTATTAGAAAGGAAACCTGTAAACCATTTGGAAgaggaaactaattaattgAGGGCTTGAGCCCTACATCTCTGAATCATTGTTGATGTGAAACACATATTAGCCCTtggttagaaaaatatattgggCTTATTCTTTAAATAAGCCGAAGTCTATGAGGTCCAAAAACGTGCTAATAATAACCAAAGTATTATAAAGGGAGCTTGAGATTCAGGCCCCTAAAACCCATATCAAAACTCGGGATAATCCTTTGTCCTGGGGCGATTTACAACTATCCAATTAAGAATTCTCAAATGTATTAGCAAGTGCATCAAGGATGCAGTCATCGATTCccattttcaaaaacaaaagaacactCCAAACACCTATACATTACAACACTGCCACTGAATTCATAAAGACCCAAACCCAATTTTCAcaaagcaaaatccaaacaaagACTCCAAAAAGCCCAGCCCActtttacaaacaaaacaaccccaaaataaataaaaacaaaacaacacacACTCCCCAAGGCACCCTGCCAGACTTTGTCTCTCACCTCTGTAACCATCGATATCCTCCATAACCACCAGAAAACCTACATACATAACCACCAAAAAAATCGAAAGGAAACTGCAAAAGcattacaaaaacaaacaacatttCTTGAAAAAAGATTACAATCTTGTTCGACAACAAAGGTAAAAGCAGAACTCAAACCCATTTACTTATTTTCTGAAGTTTCTTTTCCATTCAAGTTATTAACATGCAATAACACTTGGGTTTTGTAAAAGAAACCCGAATCTGCAAGAAAGACTCACCACAGCCTCAGGATTCTAAGGTATACCcactttctatatttttatatatatttttatttatcagtATGACTATATTATCTGAAGCTCAAAGGCCTAAAACCAGAGTGAGGAGGAAGCTCTCTTCTCtttggttagttagttagttTCTTCCCTCCAAGGCCTCGAAGCCACTCTCAGACTGAGAGTTTGAGACTGTGAGACTGCTCTGTTAGATTAGATGATGAGATGAGATTTGCCTATTTTGCTTATTAGGCTTTGCTTTGGGATGAGATCGCACTTCTGTTGCACTGCAATAGCAGTAGAACTTTggttatttaaaataatgtgTCATTGAATTACAGATATGTCAGGCAAAGAACCTTTGAAAACCGCAAAAAGGCCcaaggaaacaaaaacagcCACATCATCACCAACCAAAACCACAAAGAAAGCCACCATAAAACCCAAGAAAACAACCAACACAaaagcaaaatccaaaacacCAAAGCCAATATCAAAAAGACAAGACGATCCAAACTATGTTCAAATCAAAAGCAATATGCTCactgtgggagcaaatttccccacgagaatattcgcccaagattctttcgtcttctccgcctctctttctccctgcaaaatagatcggagtaaaatgactacacccggggggtgttggccaaaggccctccgatgcctaagttaggtagggtaattcaaggaaaaccgggtggccggagccgtgtgtggtggccggagccttgtgtgagagagagaaagagaggaggtggctaggatttttgagaaataatttatgcagAGTTTTAGTAGGAATTTAGGCGTACCTCTACCAttgtgtgtggctatgcttttatagtagtctcggaggctagggtttcagaagaataattccgtagatggaaaggaattattcctccccgatttggaattgatttgattaattagggatttgattcattagggtaaatcaaatccctaattggggtaggtatcaaatcaattcctaaCTTAAATAggtaactcctcatttaattgggaattggggtatgaataaaattaattCTCGACCCGATTAggtaatattctatttaattgggtaatctCCAATTAAATCGAATAATTCCcaaaaatggaaggaattatttgacctagggttttgatttaattaggttcccacaaatgccccccagcttctgcgTGGCGTGTGACGGCATGAAGGAGATGTGGATTAACCGTTGGGCCATCCAACTGCAACTGGGCTTCCTTATTTGAATTGGGCTCCTGCATGGAGGAGGCTTTTTACTCgggctgtccagctgtaactgggctGGAGGTGCACGATCTGTTGCTGGAGCAGGTGGCAGTTTGGGTCATCTTTTTTGTAGCTGATCCAAATtgcttcaatttcttcttctttttgtgccACGAACTAGGATCAGTATGAGTCAAGGCGATCATGTGTGGAGCAAGGATGTGCTGGAGGTCAGCGGCAGATGGGAAGGGGAGGTTGGCGATGGTCCGCTCGTTCCTCTCACCTACTGCGATGGTAAGTCGCATCCCTCTAATCTGCTACTGTTGCCATGGAATTCTTTGCTGTGTCTGACTAACTTTTGTCTCATGATTGCAGATGATGCCATCCGAAAGAAGCTCGTTCTCGACCCGGACATGACGAAGGTTCAACAAGCTTTGAGCATCCCCGCCAAGTTTCGTGAATGGCGCTGGCTGTTGAGCGAACATCGGAAGGAAGTCGGTGGCCTGCCCCCTGCTGAAGATATTGAAAGGTGGAAGTCGCACTGCTTGGAGCTAAGTGACTTGCCAGTTGAGCGGGATGAGTCATCGACTGAGTCCCCCGAGGGTGGGAAAGCGTGTAGTAGCTCTGCTCGAGATGAAGCTGTAGTTTCACGATCAGTGGATACATCTCCACAGCGAAGGCAGCCGAGATCTTCTCTTGCCACGAACAAGTCTTCTACAAGGGAGGTCTCGCCTGCTCAAAAGGCCCATATGGGAGTTGCTCTTGCCTTGTCTGCTGGGATCAAACGCCTCGTCAGCGCGAACAGCAAGAAGGCCAACGGCATGCAGGAGGTTCGGGAAATTCTGCTCAAGTCTTTGCCCGTACTGCCTAAGACCCGTGATCTGCCATGCAAGGAAGCCGCTGGTAAGCAAGGTTTGGGTTGTCCGTGCCGATCTGGGAACCAAGCTGAGATGACTGTACCTCTGTCTAGCAACCACGACTCATCTGCGGGGCCACGAACAGTCAAACGCAGGGCTGACTCAATGTTGCAAGTTGCAGCCAAAAGAGCTAAAGAGTCGTCTGCTCAAGCGAAGAGTCCTCCAATTGCACGAAATGCCGGTCCGGGAACTGGTGATAGCTCTGCTGGGGGCGAGCCAGTGTCTGATCTGCTGAAAACAGGCTTTCTGTTAAGTCCATCTGCTTGCGCTAAGCTAGTTGATCACGTGTATCGAGCTGGTGACCTTTGTGCTTTCTCGAGCCTTCCCTTAGATAAGCAAGAAGAAGCTACCATGTATCACCTTCAAAAGGGaatggtttttgttgttggggcCATGCGGAACTCGCGTAAtgttgccccctcttctgCCCTGCTCCACGAACTGGTAAAGAAGAATTCCGACCTGACTGACAAGCTCTCGAACGAGCGGATTCGCCATGATGCGAGGATTTCCGAGATGAAGGAGAGTATGTCCGTGCTCAAGAGTTCAGTTGGCCAAAAGGATGGTGAACTCAAGTCTCTTATGGCTACCCTGCTCGAACGCAAGGAAGCCTTCTTCTGCCTCGAACGTAAGCATGCCGCTTTGGCCCAGGATCATGACAAACTGCTGGTCAAGTTTGATACCCATGTGGAAGCCACGGAGGCATCCAAGCACGAGATGGCTGCTAATGCGTACAAGCTGGGATACCTGGATTGCCAGAATGGTGCTTCTCCTTGCTGCCCTCTCGAAGATGATGACGGTGAGCAGTCTGGTCTTGACCTGCCACCCGCTCAGAGTGGGCAGGTGGATGCTATGGACGCAGATACAGTTGAAGAACAGATAGCAGATGAGGCTGCAATTGAGGAAGACAAACGCCAAGGTGGGTCAGTTGATGAGGCTAAAGCGGATGCGAATGAGCAAGCAGCCGAGGCGGTTGAGCAAGTTGTGCTGGCTGGGCAGAATAAGGCTGTTGCCAGTGCAGTTGAGGATGTGACCGGCTAAGGGTCACCTGCTGAAGTTCCCTAGTAGTTGTAGTtcatttttgctatttttgaactttgttatTTCCTTTCAATAAGTGGTCTTTGTTTGACCATCTTACTTCTTGTTGAACTTGGCTGATTGGCCGCTTTGTTatggaattttcagttgtcttTCGAACTTCAATTCTCATTGTATCTTGTAAATGTGTGTCCGGAGACATAGCACTTGGAAGACAtaacgcttgaaaaagactccattgagtttgtgctccagagagcagcttgtctgcaatggaggtaaggcttgtcgcctgtgtgcgtatgtcagGAACAtaacgcttgaaaaagactccattgagtttgtgcttcggggagcagcttgtctgcaatggaggtaaggcttgtcgcttgtgtgcgtatgtcagggacatagcgcttgaaaaagactccattgagtttgtgctcccgggagcagcttgtctgcaatggaggtaaggcttgtcgcctgtgtgcgtatgtcggggacataacgcttgaaaaagactccattgagtttgtgctccggggagcagcttgtctgcaatggaggtaag
This genomic interval carries:
- the LOC18777463 gene encoding protein DDB_G0276689 isoform X1: MRATSKSTEWIFLATSLGLEILSAACDQASSPRTPHYALFGMLFAIAAVLISIWELIYRGKKERVVLRRWGMLWWFYHTPPPRHTPFGTLPDIYGLVAGISQCICSIVQYVYCLRHANSPFKASLLPAIFLMCLGGSKLCNNRMNANTTDNKDSCENSSSTEETSWHAIKVDLPFLYDQEVEVECNIEQHWLQEQRRQPQEQQQLLEMWLQEQHEQYEQYEQQKERRRLELQRLQEQQERLQELQRRLELEQEQEQQKFLRHRRVVKAD
- the LOC18777463 gene encoding protein DDB_G0276689 isoform X2, encoding MRATSKSTEWIFLATSLGLEILSAACDQASSPRTPHYALFGMLFAIAAVLISIWELIYRGKKERVVLRRWGMLWWFYHTPPPRHTPFGTLPDIYGLVAGISQCICSIVQYVYCLRHANSPFKASLLPAIFLMCLGGSKLCNNRMNANTTDNKDSCENSSSTEETSWHAIKVDLPFLYDQEVECNIEQHWLQEQRRQPQEQQQLLEMWLQEQHEQYEQYEQQKERRRLELQRLQEQQERLQELQRRLELEQEQEQQKFLRHRRVVKAD
- the LOC18777463 gene encoding protein DDB_G0276689 isoform X3, producing MRATSKSTEWIFLATSLGLEILSAACDQASSPRTPHYALFGMLFAIAAVLISIWELIYRGKKERVVLRRWGMLWWFYHTPPPRHTPFGTLPDIYGLVAGISQCICSIVQYVYCLRHANSPFKASLLPAIFLMCLGGSKLCNNRMNANTTDNKDSCENSSSTEETSWHAIKVECNIEQHWLQEQRRQPQEQQQLLEMWLQEQHEQYEQYEQQKERRRLELQRLQEQQERLQELQRRLELEQEQEQQKFLRHRRVVKAD
- the LOC18777546 gene encoding plastidial lipoyltransferase 2, whose protein sequence is MTLTATHCVASIPTYPICKHQHKPPRSLSRRILSRSNRVSNVKIPQSTSLTFEPRNECECFNLYEQQVPYEQAWAWQKSIVNEKKTLIQRNEDCSDSLFVLQHRPVYTLGTASSEQFLNFDVKDSPFDIYRTERGGEVTYHGPGQIVMYPIMNLRNHKMDLHWYLRSLEEVIIRALSKTFCIKASRLEGLTGVWHGTQKLAAIGIRVLQWITYHGLALNVTTDLTPFHSIVPCGLRDYQVGSVRGLLKEFQSSTDCERARLPDPDDGQLLDITCKSLIKEFSEVFQVRINYETISRLELLERKPVNHLEEETN